The segment CTCAATGGTTCCTGACCTCAATGCTTCTGTAAGTAGAGGAATTACCTTTGGAGTTTCAGCAACAAGCTTTTTGTTGCTGTCATGGATTGAGAGATTCAAGAGTGTCGTGATCACGTCTTCTTGGAGATCTGGGTGAATACTGGTTTGAGATTTGTTTTCAGAAAAAGGATTGAGCAATTGAGGAATGGCATCTAAAGACTCACCAAAGAGTGCCCGGAATGAGGGCATCCTCTTTGTCAACAGCCGAAGCTCTTTTGCAGCTTTTTTTTGTTCAGTAGGTGTCAAAGACATCTTCTCcagcaaagaaagaaaatggtcACGAACTGCATCTGTTACCCCTTCATCATTAATATTGTGAACAGAATCTGACAATTCAATGCCCCGGCTTCTACACCACTGAGATATCACTCCTCGGACTAAGTGATTTGGAGTAAGAATTGTGTGAGGGAGAACTTGTTGGGTTAGAGGGCATGTCCGGTTGCCAGCGTTTAGCCATTTCTGAATGAAGGGTCTATCATATGTCTGCAcaatgaaatcaaaacaaattaaaaaccaCAAAACAACACAAGAAGTATGGTTTGACAAAAGACGAAGAATGTGTGAATGACAGCACTGCCAATTTCCTAGCTAAACTAATTTCTTTCACATATAGGCCCAGTTTCAGGATCATAACAAATCCAAACAGCATTTGGTACAAACAAAGGAGCTCAGATCCATTAAGTATGGTTTGAAAAAGGATGCCAAATAAATGGATTAAAGCATTACCAATTTTACTGAATgtcaaaacaaagcaaaacagcAATTGGTACAAAGTGCAAACAAGATGCTCAGATCAGAAGAGTTTAACACCAGTGAATTATGACAAAGACTCAAAATTTTTATCATGATTAATTTTGTATCTAAAACTGCACCACCAGTTACTCAAAGAATTATGAATTCtcaacatgttttttttttttgttgttgaattttctaCTGCACTTATCCAGGAAAACTAATCAGATTCATCATTCTGACATGCTTGTCTTCAACAAAACTTAGAAAGTAACACAGGAGGAGAACAACTAATGTAGGagtataaaatttcaaaaattcatgtCTCCATCAAACATGTGCTACCTTGATATTCATTTTTCAGTGACAGTGCATAAATGATAAAACACAGTACTTCCATAAAGCAACCACCAGAAATTCAACCTCCTGATAGTAGTAAAGAAGAGAAACTAACAGTAAATTACATTGCATACCTCGAAATTTTAGATTGcttcttttgattttcaagaagataagagggaaaaaataaaacaaagggaaaagaaaCTCACTTAAACTACGCAACAGCAAAACTAAAGTATGGATTTGtttgtaatttcttttctttgtccCATAGTTTCTTGGCCACCAAACAGAgcaaagaacaaacaaaagcaGCACAAtgaatccaaatccaaaattcAGAGATTGAAAGATAATTAAAACGATCCATGAACTacgaaattaaaaaacaaaaatccagaAAAAGAATTACTATCCACTtcacaacaccccccccccccccccccccctccccctccaaaaaaaaccACTCTCCATTTGATTGCctacaaaacaaaggaaaacaaaattagaCGCCAAGATTTATCCCTTTTAGTTTTAGCACCTTATCTTAATTGGGTTTGTAAAATATGCAAAACCCACCTCAATTATCCCAtaattaaatctcaaattagTAAATTACTGCTTATCTGtccttttaaaagaaaaaaaaaaaattatcagtgGAAAATATTATCTGTCATTTCCTAGCCCCCAAAAATtcgtgaaaaaaaaattaaaaaaaaaaaaacaagaagtcCATTTCAATTTTAATTCACACTCCATTTGGTTTCCTAAAAAacagaggaaaagaaacttagaTGTTAAAAGTTTTAGCCTTATAGCCCTTTATGTCAATTGGGTTTGCAAAATATTCAAAACCCACCTCAATTATCCcataattaaaccaaaaaaaactcttaaattaCTGCTTATCTCTGATTTCCCACCTCcttaaaaaatcatttgaagtttatttttattacaatttccCAGAAACCAAACAGAGCAAAATAACATTGTGATATAGATATATACCAACCTGGCCTGTGGCAAGCATAACAGGATCTCTCATCAATTCCTTGGACAAAGGGCAACGAAACTCCTCAGGACACGTCAAAGAGTCAAGAAGCTTCACCGAGAGCGAACGCTGGTTCCTCCTCTGCTTCAATTCCTTCAAAGCACAAAGCTTTTCCTTAGCCTCATCAATGCTTTCAATGCTAcaatcctcatcatcatcaactaTAGCCTTCACCAATCTCTGCAACTCTTTCTTCAACTCTGTCACTTTCGCCATCACAGTCGGATCAGAAGAATCATTCACCTCTGTCTTAgccattaattaaattaataa is part of the Quercus robur chromosome 9, dhQueRobu3.1, whole genome shotgun sequence genome and harbors:
- the LOC126698975 gene encoding U-box domain-containing protein 9, producing the protein MAKTEVNDSSDPTVMAKVTELKKELQRLVKAIVDDDEDCSIESIDEAKEKLCALKELKQRRNQRSLSVKLLDSLTCPEEFRCPLSKELMRDPVMLATGQTYDRPFIQKWLNAGNRTCPLTQQVLPHTILTPNHLVRGVISQWCRSRGIELSDSVHNINDEGVTDAVRDHFLSLLEKMSLTPTEQKKAAKELRLLTKRMPSFRALFGESLDAIPQLLNPFSENKSQTSIHPDLQEDVITTLLNLSIHDSNKKLVAETPKVIPLLTEALRSGTIETRTNAAATLFTLSALDSNKALIGKSGALKPLIDLLEEGHPLAMKDVASAIFSLCMIHENRSRAVRDGAVRVILIKIMDRMHVDELLAILAMLSNHPKAIEEMGEVGAVPCLLSIIRESSCGRNKENCIAILHSICLNDRTKWKEMREEENTYGTISDLAKNGTSRAKRKASSILERLNRVVNIMHTS